One Brassica napus cultivar Da-Ae chromosome C4, Da-Ae, whole genome shotgun sequence genomic region harbors:
- the LOC106364740 gene encoding transcription repressor OFP17-like translates to MYSLDLLSTVLNFMGLHHHDFDTQRREPHATQAFLSLTLYTPKQNRKSKEDHHTKTTTKSFNTMRAKATLVNFRSKLSESCNRFVSLFRFRVKRPVFMRPLRRARHGNVKPRHRHHPKKPICPSSLLSCLCFLSKIKDQKISQTKPFSVKDDDFSKFTHSPLTPAAAKKLFTSPITTPVSASWTKKSLNSRDTFEDNAVEDACRSFENYLTHLTEEGKMDDLMDIEELLFCWKNLKSPVFIELVSRFYEELCRDLFSGE, encoded by the exons ATGTATAGTTTAGATTTATTATCCACCGTTTTAAACTTCATGGGACTCCACCATCATGACTTTGACACCCAAAGACGTGAACCCCATGCAACACAAGCCTTCCTCTCACTAACCTTATACacaccaaaacaaaacagaaagtCCAAAGAGGATCACCACACCAAAACAACAACGAAAAGCTTCAACACAATGAGAGCGAAAGCAACTTTGGTTAACTTCAGATCAAAGCTTTCAGAATCATGCAACAGATTCGTCTCTCTCTTCCGCTTCAGAGTTAAGAGACCTGTCTTCATGAGACCTCTTCGCCGTGCACGTCATGGCAATGTCAAACCTAGACATCGACATCATCCCAAGAAGCCAATCTGTCCTTCCTCTTTGCTGTCTTGTCTCTGTTTTCTCAGCAAAATCAAAGACCAGAAGATAAGCCAGACCAAACCTT TTAGTGTGAAGGATGATGATTTTTCGAAGTTTACACATTCGCCTCTTACGCCAGCAGCAGCCAAGAAGCTGTTCACTTCACCCATCACGACACCTGTTTCTGCGTCATGGACCAAGAAATCACTGAACTCAAGAGATACATTCGAAGACAATGCTGTGGAAGATGCTTGCAGAAGCTTTGAAAACTATCTTACTCATCTGACTGAAGAAGGGAAAATGGATGACTTAATGGACATAGAGGAGCTTCTCTTCTGTTGGAAGAATCTTAAGAGCCCTGTCTTCATTGAACTTGTCTCCAGATTCTATGAAGAGCTCTGCAGAGACttgttttcaggtgaatga